A genomic segment from Melanotaenia boesemani isolate fMelBoe1 chromosome 9, fMelBoe1.pri, whole genome shotgun sequence encodes:
- the her8.2 gene encoding hairy-related 8.2: MTASSATHNVEKHPSAKEERKLRKPLIERKRRERINNCLDQLKETVIGAFRLDQSKLEKADILEMTVKHLQNIQNNKLNDPTVGLEAQQRYSTGYIQCMHEVHNMLLTCDWMDKTLGSRLLNHLLKSLPRTTDERTFPHPTSRHDVPPSANQSLPGTPVRGDLLPRSQLQMEAPACQVAEQQEKPLLPRSHLGMLQMWRPW, encoded by the exons ATGACTGCCTCTTCTGCAACGCACAACGTGGAGAAACATCCCAGTGcaaaagaggagagaaag CTGAGAAAGCCGCTCATTGAGAGGAAACGACGGGAAAGGATAAACAACTGTCTGGATCAGCTGAAAGAAACCGTGATCGGCGCGTTTAGGCTTGAC CAATCCAAACTGGAGAAGGCAGATATCCTCGAGATGACTGTGAAACATCTGCAGAACATCCAGAATAATAAACTTAACG ATCCAACAGTAGGCCTGGAGGCTCAACAGAGATATAGTACAGGTTACATCCAGTGCATGCATGAAGTCCACAACATGCTGCTCACCTGTGACTGGATGGACAAAACCCTAGGTTCCCGTCTGCTCAACCACCTCCTCAAGTCTCTGCCTAGGACCACCGATGAGCGTACCTTTCCCCATCCCACATCCAGACATGATGTTCCTCCTTCTGCCAACCAATCTCTCCCAGGCACCCCTGTCAGGGGAGATCTGCTGCCCAGGAGCCAGCTGCAGATGGAGGCTCCTGCCTGCCAGGTGGCTGAGCAGCAGGAGAAACCATTGCTCCCCAGGTCCCACCTGGGCATGCTGCAGATGTGGAGACCCTGGTGA